GCTCGCCGCCATCGCTTCTCGACGCACCGCCTCGCCGATCGGGCTGTCCATACGGGCGTCGAAGCCGCCCGTCGCGCCGAGCGCGGTGATGACGCCCACGAGCCGTCCGTCGTAATTGAACACCGGCGCGGCGATGGCGCTGATGCCGGTCAGGTTGGTGTCCCGCACGCACGCGCCCTGTGCGGCGCGCACAGACGCGCGCAGCGTACCTATCGGATCGGCGGGATCGAGCTGGGCGCGATGCTCCGCACTTGCGTGCGCCCACTCGCTCTCGGCCATGGCCTGCACTTGCGGGTCATCGAGAAGTCCAAGGAAAACGCGACCGGCGGCGGACCAGAGAACGGACATGACGGAGCCGATACGCACGTTGATGGTGACCGGCAGCCCCGGCTCCTCGAAGCGCACTATGGTCGGCCCCTTGTTGCCCATTACGGCAATGAAGCAGGTGACGTCGAACGCCTCGCGCAAACGTACCAGCGCCGGTTCGGCCGCGCGTACCGGGTCGGCCTGTCGCATTGCGGCCACACCGATGAGCATGGCTTCGAGTCCAAGGTAGTAATGCTGCGAGTCGGCGTCCTGCGCCACCAAGCCCTCTTCGACGAGACTCATTAGATAACGGTGAACCTTGGCCGGACTTTGCTGGACGTGCAAGGCAAGCAAAGTCAGACTCGCGCGCCCGCCCAGACGGGCCAGTCCCTTGAGCACGACCATGCCGGTCTCCGCCGACTGCACGCGCTGGCGGCGGCCCCGTTCGCGCGGCGCATCATTGCCGTCGACGGCATCGGCGGCCTCCTGTCCGGCGACCTCGTTAAAGCCGCCCGATTGGCGGGAAAGCGCGGCCCCGCTTCGCGGGCGGCCTGCTGTGGATCGTTTGCTTGTCGTCATCGGCGAGATTTTAAGATGCAAATCATCGTAGCCCTGCGTCGACAAGTCTAGAGGTTAACCCCAGTCCACGAATTTACGCAATGCGTATTATATTTACGCTTAACAAATCAAGAGAATGTGGATCCGCCATGGACATGAGATCCGCGGCGCGACGGACCCCATCGAACCGAGGAGACGTCCCGTTCGACTTTGGGCGCGAACGCCGGATTCGCCCGGTGCACGCTACCCGCGCCGCAGCACTCCTCTACACTTGATTTATTGTGTGCGCCGCCAGGATTCCCGCGAAGCTCGCGCGAGTCGGCGGCATACAACCGGATAAGCCTCAGAGAGCGAGCGGATGAGCCAGTCGATTTCCCCCACCCCGAACAGCGCGGCAGCCGGCGGCTGCCCGTTCCATCAACCGTCTGCCGCACAGGCACCGAATGGCTGCCCGGTCAGCGCACGCGCCGCCGACTTCGATCCATTCGAAGACGGCTATCAGCAAGACCCGCCCGAGTATGTGCGCTGGGCGCGCGAACAGGAACCGGTGTTCTTCAGCCCGAAGCTCGGTTACTGGGTCGTGACACGCTACGACGACATCAAGGCGATCTTCCGCGACAACATCACCTTCAGTCCGTCGATTGCGCTGGAGAAGATCACCCCGACCGGGCCGGAGGCCAACGCCGTGCTCGCCTCCTACGGTTTCGCGCTCAACCGCACGCTCGTCAATGAAGACGAGCCCGCGCACATGCCGCGCCGCCGCGTGCTGATGGAGCCGTTCACGCCGGAGCATCTCAAGCATCATGAACCGCTGGTGCGCCAGCTCGCACGCGAATACGTCGACCGTTTCGTGAACGACGGCCGAGCCGATCTCGTCGATCAGATGCTCTGGGAAGTACCGCTGACCGTGGCGCTGCACTTTCTCGGCGTGCCGGAAGAAGACATGGACAAGCTGCGCGAGTACTCCATTGCGCACACCGTCAACACCTGGGGACGTCCCAAGCCCGAGGAACAGGTCGCCGTCGCCCATGCCGTGGGCAACTTCTGGCAACTCGCGGGCAAGATTCTCGACAAGATGCGTCAGAACCCCGACGGCCCCGGCTGGATGCAATACGGCATTCGCAAGCAGAAGGAGTTTCCGGAAGTCGTCACCGATTCGTATCTGCACTCGATGATGATGGCCGGCATCGTGGCCGCTCATGAAACGACGGCGAACGCCACGGCCAACGCAATGAAGCTGCTGCTCTCGCATCCGGACGTTTGGCGCGAAATCTGCGAAGACCCGTCGCTGATTCCGAATGCCGTGGAAGAGTGCCTGCGTCACAACGGATCGGTCGCTGCATGGCGCCGTCTGGCCACGAAGGACGTCACCATCGGCGGCATCGAGATTCCCGCCGGCTCGAAACTGTTGATCGTCACGTCGTCTGCCAATCACGACGAGGGACATTTCGCCGATGCCGATCTGTTCGACATTCGCCGCGAGAACGCCAGCGATCAGTTGACGTTCGGTTACGGATCGCACCAGTGCATGGGCAAGAACCTCGCCCGCATGGAGATGCAGATCTTCCTCGAAGAATTCACGCGCCGTCTGCCGCATATGAAGCTCGCGGAGCAAAAGTTCACGTATGTGCCGAACACCTCGTTCCGCGGCCCGGAGCATCTCTTCGTGGAATGGGACCCGGCGCAGAACCCGGAGCGTCTCGATCCGTCGGTGCTCACGCGTCACACGCCGGTGCGTATCGGTGAGCCGTCGGGTCACAGCGTGACGCGTCCCGTGGTGGTCGAATCGGTGACGCCGGTTGCCGAGGGCATCGTCAAGTTGCGCCTCGTGGCGCCGGACGGCCGCGCCATGCCGCGCTGGGCGCCCGGCTCGCACATCGATATCGAATGCGGCGAAACGGGGTTGTCGCGTCAGTACTCGCTGTGCGGCGATCCGGCCGACGCGGGTGCGCTGGAGATCGCCGTGCTGCACGAGCCGCAGGGTCGTGGCGGCTCGAACTGGGTGCACACACAAGTGCGCGTCGGCGACCGCCTGCGCATTCGCGGCCCGCGCAATCACTTCCGTCTGGACGAAACCACGCCGCGCGCGATTTTCGTGGCCGGGGGAATCGGCATCACGCCGATTGCCGCGATGGCACGTCGTGCCAAAGCGCTCGGCATCGATTACGAGATCCACTACAGCGGGCGCAGCCGTCGCACGATGGCGCTGATCGACGACCTTCAGGCGTTGCATGGCGATCGTCTGCATCTTTGGGTGAAGGACGAAGGCCGGCGCGCGGATTACGCGAACCTGTTGGCCACGCCGCAGCACGGCACGCAGGTATACGCCTGCGGTCCGGTGCGAATGCTCGATGCGCTGGCACAATGCAGCGCGCATTGGCCGGAAGATACGTTGCGCGTCGAACACTTCCAGTCGCAACTCGGCACGCTCGATCCCGAGAAGGAACATGCGTTCGAAGTCACGTTGAAAGATTCGGGCATCACCGTAACGGTCCCGGCCGACCAGACGCTGCTTAGCGCCCTGCGCGCGGCGAACATCGACGTCCAGAGCGACTGCGAGGAAGGGCTGTGCGGGTCATGCGAAGTCCAGGTCCTCGAAGGTGAGGTGGATCACCGCGACGTGGTGCTCACGCGCGCCGAGCGCGATTCCAATACGAAGATGATGTCCTGCTGCTCGCGTGCCTGCGGCAAGAAGCTGGTGCTCGCGCTGTAAGGCGGTACCTGGGGTGACGGAAGAACAAAGGGGTGCAGTTCACTGCGGCGCCCCTTTGTTCGATCAATGCGCGCGCGGCGCACGCAACATCGTCGTCAATGCCAGCAGCGCCAGCACGGCAAAGCCGCACATGACACTCACGAGAGGGCGTGGCGAGCCGTCGTTGAGCACGCCGAGCAACCCGCCCGCCGCGAATCCGAAACCGTACTGCACGCTGCCCACGAGCGCGGCCGCAGCGCCTGCGCGCGTCGGATGATTGGCCAGCGCGCCTGCCACCGAATTCGCGGTAATGATGCCGCGCAGCGACATGAACAGGAACAGCATCGCGACCATCAGGGGAAGCACCGCGAAGCCGAGCCACACCGTGGCGCACAGCACCGTCGTGACGACTGCGCATCCGACGATGCCGATACGCATCAACCTGTAAGGGCCGATCTGCCCGACGCGGCGCGAATTGAAGATTGTCATCGCTGCCATGCCCACGATATTGATGCCGAACAGCACCCCGAAGAACTGCGGCGAGACATGGAAGTACTCCATGTACACGAGCGGCGTGCCGGTAATGTAGGTAAACGACGCGCCGAAAACCGCACCGCCGGCGATCATGTAGCCGACGAAATGCGGATCGCGCAGCAATTGCCAGTACGACGTGAGGATGGCACGCGGGCCGCCCGCCTGACGGCCGTTCGTCGTCCCGGTCTCCGGCAAACGCCACAGCGCCATCAACGCGACCACGCCGAACACGGCGAGAATCCCGAAGATCACGCGCCACGTCGTGAAGCGAAGCATCTGCCCGCCCACCAGCGGCGCGACGATGGGCGCGACGCTCATCACCAGCAACATGATGGAGAACGCCCGCGCACTGTTGCGCGGTCCATAGACGTCGCGCACGATGGCCTGCGCGATGACCGGCATGGCGCATCCGCCCAGCGCCTGCACGAAGCGCCACATCATCATGTGATCGATGCTGTCGGCGAACGCGCACCCGATGCTGCCGAAGATGTACAGGGCGATGCCGGCGGCCATTGGCTTGCGGCGTCCGAACCGGTCGGCAAGCGGCCCCCAGAACAGCTGTCCGAAAGCAAAGCCCAGGAAGAAATACGACAGCGTCAGTTGCGTGGCGGCGGCACTCGCGCCCAACTCCTGGCGCATCGTCGGCAGCCCCGGCAGATACATGTCCGTGGACGCGGGCGCAATCATCATGAACAGGCCGAGGATGCCCAACAGCACACGTTCGGAAGGCAGGGAGGGAGAAAGTTCGGACGTCGTGGTCATTTATCGTTTTGATTTGCCGGTGCGAATCCTGTCGCGTTGCGCGTGACATCGCAAAAACGACGACGCCCGCAATGATAACGCCGGCGGGCGTCGCACTTTCATACTCGATGGTTATCGGAACCCTAACCGCTGCTTATGTGGCAGCCGCGAGGCCCGCAGCGTCATGCGGCGTTCATGCCATCGTCATGCGGCCGTGGCAGCGCGCAGATTGCCGCGTTCGCCGCGCTGTGCACGGGCAATGGCCAGCACGCCGATCAGCGAGACGCATGCCGGCACGGCGGCCGCCAGGAACAGCGACGACGACGACCATTGCAGGTGCATCAGCGCGCCGCCCAGCACCGGGCCCAGCACCGAGCCGATGCGGCCGATACCAAGGCTCCAGCCGATCCCCGTCGAGCGCAGCGACGTCGGGTAGTACGTCGCCGCCAGGGCATTGAGCGCCGGCTGGCCGCCGATGATCGAGAAGCCCGCGAAAAAGATCGCAACGAACACTGCCAGCATCGAGACCATCACGACCGGATTGCCGATGGCCGCCGTAGCTGCAATCGCAATCAGGAACGTGACAGCCAGCACACTCGTAAAGCCCACGCGGTCGATTACACGGCCCAGCAGCAACGTGCCGATCACGCCGCCCGCCCACAACGCGGTGCCCGCCATCACGGCCACCTGCGTCGAATAGCCGGCATCGCGAATCACCGTCGGCAGCCAGTTCGACAGGAAGTACATGTCGAGCAGGTTGGCGAAGTTGACGACCCACAGCAGCAGTGTCACGCGAGCACGGCCGTCCTTGAAGAGTTCGATGAACGGCACGCCCTTGGCTTTTTGCTCATCGAGCACGAAGCGCGCATCGACCGGCACGTTGGCGCCCGGCGCCACACGCAGCAGTTGCTTGCGGATGCGCGCGTTGTCGCTCTTCTTGAACATCAGGAACTGAATCGACTCGGGCAGCGAGATCCACATCAGCACGCCCAGCACGAGCGGAATGGCACCGCCGATGTAGAACACCGCGCGCCAGCCGAGGCTCGGAATGATGGCCGCCGTGATGAGACCGCCAACCACACCGCCAAGCGTGAAACCGCACGACACGATCATCATGAGCGAGACGCGGATGCGGCGCGGGCTGTACTCACCGGCCAGCGCCATCGCGTTGGGCATGATGCAGCCCAGTCCCAGACCGGCGGCGAAGCGCCAGACGACCAGTTCGGTAATCGTGTTTGCGAACCCGGTGACGATCATGCATACCGAGAAGAACAGCGTGGCGCCGATCAACACCGGGCGGCGGCCCAGCTTGTCCGCCAGCGCGGAGAACGTGAGCGAGCCAACCAGCATGCCGAACAACCCCGCGCCGAAGACCGGCGAGAGCGTTTCCTTGGCAATGCCCCACTCACGGATGACGACCGGCGCGACATAACCCATCGCCTGAACGTCGAAACCGTCGACCACCAGGCACATCGCGCACAGCACGATCACCCACCACTGATAGGCCCCCAGACGACTCTCGTCGATCAGTGCGCCCACATTCACTTCTGCTGCTTTCATCCTGTCTCCAAACGTTCTCGCAACTTCGTGGTTCTGCGTCCCGGTCGAGGCGCCGGCTTGTTGTTACGCTGCCTCGCGGGCGCCCTGCCGCCCGGTTCGGGCCGCAGGGCATTCGATGCCGGGAGTCCGCGACGAACGACGTCGCCAGCCGGCATCAAATTACGCTTTGCGGAAGTTTATATCTCCCAACGTAATTCAATGCTCGGTGTAAACACTTAGACACCCCCACCATTCCCATGGCCTGGCAGCACGGTGGGGAGGCTGAACGCCGTGCGGCCAAGGCGCGGAAATCTCGCGCTGCCTTGGCAGAAGACTCACGCTTTGTGGTTTTTCTCCATGCGGAGATTGGGAAGACGCCATCGCGGCGTGCCGTATGGCTATATGGAGCGGGGAATTGGGCGATTTGCCCGGTGGAAAGCGGCGAATTGTCGCAGATGTGGTTTTTCTACAGATTTTTTTAACAAAGGTTTACCCGTCTAGGGATTTCCCTGATATAGTTGCACCTGTCTCCTCCACCTCCTCCTGGTGGATTTCACGGCCAGCAACGCGCTGGCCGTTTTTTTTGCCTGTCGATTCCGTGGGGCCGAGGATGCGCGTGCGCGGGTGACGAGCGCCCGACGAGGCGCTCGGGAAGAACGTCAAAACGCGATGCGCACGTGCGCCGGAGAACCGGTCAGTGCGACGTCTGATTTTCCTTCTTGACGCGATCTTCGATGCGAAGCTCGATACGTTTTCGGATCTGCGCGGCTGCGGAGGATGCGCAATCGGCGTCGATGCTGGAGAACTCGCAGCGGCCGATGTAGGCGCCATCGCAATACGCATCGACGGCACCGTCGAAGCGTTTGTCGGCGCGCGGCGTGATCGCACCCGCCAAGTCGAACGGACGGCCCGGCGGCGTATGACTGACGTAACGCCAGTTGAATTTGTAAGAATCTGTCATAAGTCCCCTTGCTTTCAAGCGACAGCTATAGGGCCGCAACCACCGATGCAACCGACGCTGTTTTTCGGGAAATCGTAACATGTTCACGAATTCCGGCTCCCGATCGAAAAAAAAGCGGCTCGCCAGGGCGGCGAGCCGGACAGTCCGTGGAGGTCGGGGGCACATCGGGACCACGGTGATTTCACTGTAGTCCCGAATCCTCGTCGTTATTCTCGGTAATTTGCCTGATACGGGTACGGGAATATTACCTACGCTTTCGAAGGCGTCCCTCTGTCGTCGCCGCGCGAGGTGAGCTCATCTGCGGCCACGGCCTTGCCGAAGAGCCAGCCCTGCCCGATGGCGCCGGGATGAATCGCAAGCATGTAGTCCGCCTGCGCCTGCGTCTCCAGTCCCTCCACGATGACATCCACGCCCAGCAGGGTGGCCATCTTGCAGATCTGATCGACGATGGCGTTGCCCACGGTATCGGTGCCGATCGCCTGCGTGAACATGCGGTCGATCTTGAGTGCATCGACGTTCAGTGTCGACAGATAGGCCAGATTGGAAAAGCCCGTGCCGAAATCGTCGATGTGAATCTGATAGCCGTCGACGCGCAGCCGGTCGAGCGCCTCGCGCAGCCGCGTCATGTTGTCGGTGGAGCGTTCCGTGACCTCCAGCGCGATCTGCGCGCGCGGCACCCGTAACGACGCCGCCAGGTGATTCAGATACGTATGAAAGGTCTCATCGACGACGTCCGTCGCGGCGAGATTGATACTGATATGGAACTCCGGATCGGCCAACGCCCGCCCGTGCATTTCGCTCAACGCGCGGCGCGCGACCTGGCGCGCAATCAACCCGATCACGCCTTGCCGCTCGGCAATGGGAATGAATATATCCGGCGAGATCGGATTGCCCGCGCTGTCGTTCAGACGCGCGAGCGCCTCGACGCCGACCATCTTGCCGTCGCGCAAACGCACCAGCGGCTGATAGACGAGATGGATGCCCCCGGACTCCGCCGCCTGCTGCGTCACCCAGTCGATCGACATACGATACCGCCGCCGCGAGCGCCATGCCTGCCCCATCATGCCCCCCGCCAGCGCACCGATGACCAGCGCGCTCAACAGTCCCCAGGGATTGGCCAGAATGCGCGAGGACGTATAAACGGCGGATGCGCAAACATCCACGCTGCCCGAGCACAACGAGAAGCGGCGCACCGGCCCGATGTCGATCCAGCGTGACGTCTGGCCCAGCGTAATGTGCTGCTGATCCTCGAATTTCCCGGCACGCCAGAATTGAAAGCGCATGTCGCTCGTCGACGCCACCGATGCGAATCCGGCATGCGGCGTGCCGAGTCGAGCAGGTAACACCGGCGGGCTGAAGACCACCACGTCGCCCAGGCCGATGGCATTGACCTGCACGCCCGGTGTCACGATGCCCGTGAGCGTATGCCACAGTTTCACGCCCGTTCGCGTCTCATGGCTGGGCGGCGGCAGTTCCGGCGCCGGGTCGAACCGGCCGGCCACGGCGGAACACAGCAGGCGGGAGTCGTGAACGCGCGCAATGTCATGAAAATAGGGGCTGCGCATGGCGACGCGGCGCAGCGCCAGAATATCGGCGTCGGTGCACGGCACCGCACCGCTGTACATCGCGTCGTGCAACGCCGTGCGGCTCGAGAGCGACGCATCGGCCATGAACCCCATGATGTCCTGCACGTAAGCACGCAGACGAAAGTCGTCCACGCGCGTCTGCGCAATCTGTCCCATCAGCAACATGGCCAGCGTGCCCGCGACAGTGCCGATGAGTACCGGTAGCCAGCGAGTCAGCGTTCTGAGCGTTCGCATGGAGAGACGTCCACGATGATGCCCCGTGGCGGGGCTTGAGGGCAGTGTAGCGCACCGTCCGGCAAATGCATCGGGATGCGAGACGACGGCCGCTCGGCCATGCGACGGGCGGGCCCGGGAGTAGGACGAATTGGGGTCGATGGTGGGCTATTTTGCCGACTCTCACCCCCTGCGCGCGATCTCACCATGACCCTCAAATTCCGCAATCCGTCGAGCGCAGACGTCATCGAAATTTCGTATCTGTCCTGCGTTGCCGCGTTCTTCCTCGGCCCGCTCTACCTGCTGGCCTACGGGTTTGCGTGGCATGCACTGCTCTGGGCTCTGCTCGCCATCGGCCCGGCGCTCGTCTGGAAGGAATCGCTTCTGGCGCTCTCGCTGCCAGCAACGTGTCTCCTTTACGCGGTGATGATCCACCCGTTGCTCGTCGGCAGGCTGCGCGCGAGCGGCTGGGAGCCGGCCGGCGATGGCGCCCTGCCCGGCCCCGGTCAGCGCGGCTATCACTGAGCGTCACGTACGCGCGCCGGCCATTGCGCCGGGTTCCCCGTCGGCGTCTGCGGGACTCGCCGGCTTCATCGCAATGAAGCGATCGAGCGCCGCCGAACCGTGATCCGCGCGATAGGCGAGACTGATGGGTGCCAATGGCATTTCGTCCGCGGGCGCGTCGATGGGCCAGAACCCCATGCCGGGCGTGCGGATCTGACTCACGGACACCGGCACCAGCGACACACCAAAGCCCGCGGCCACCATCGGCACGATGGAAGTGATCTGCGGCGCCTCCTGCCCGAGCTTCGGACGAAACCCCGCCGCCTCGCAGGCCGCAATCGTTCGGTCGTACAACGCGGGACTGATCTCGCGCGGCAGCAGAATGAATTCGTCCTGCGCCAGGGCGGCGAGCGGCACACGCTCGCGCACGCACATCGGGTGCCCCAGCGGCAACACCAGCACCATCGGCTCGTCCGCGACAAGTAGGCTCACGATACCCTCGGGCACCTCGAACGGCGTGCGGATGAAGGCCGCATCCACCGCATCTTCGGCAAGCGCGGTCAGCAAACTGGCCGTGTTGCTCTGCTGCGGATGCAGTTGCACGTCCGGATAGCCCGCCCGGTAGTCCCGGATCCACGCCGGAATTCGCGGCTCGAAATAGGTTGCCCCGGCAAAACCGATACGGATATGCCCCGCCTCGCCGCGCGAAATCTGTTGCATGCGCCGCTTGGTTCGCGCCACGCGCTCGAGGATCTGACGCGCCTCCGGCAAGAACGCCTCACCCAATTCCGTGAGCACGACGTCGCGCGGCAAACGCACGAACAACGGCCCGCCCAGCTCCGCTTCGAGCTGACGGATCTGCAAGCTCAGCGGCGGCTGCTGGATCCCCGCCCGCGCCGCCGCCCGCGTGAAATGACGCTCTTGCGCGACAGCAATGAAATATTGCAGATGCCGCAATTCCATGCCCCCTCCTCCGTCAGCCCGATGCCATCGGGTTTTGCGCTATCAATACATAATAAGTATGAAAACAACATGTTCAATATATTGGAAATGTGACCGATGGGTCAATACACTTCGAGTCAAGGCGCAGACCGGCTCGTCCACAGCGGCGGCGCCGGGAATTCAAGAGATTCGAATAAGAGAGACGAGGAGCCTCACGATGTTTGAAGACCGCATCCGCCTGGCGTCGCTGCGCGACCGGGTGATGAGTGCCGACGACGCTGCCAGACTCGTCGGTGACGGCATGGTGGTCGGCATGAGCGGGTTCACCCGCGCCGGCGACGCCAAGGACATGCCCATCGCGCTGGCCAAACGGGCGAGCGCCCACCCGATGAAGATCACGCTCATTACCGGGGCATCGCTGGGGCACGACTCCGACAAGACACTCACGCAAGCCGGTGTGCTCGCCAGGCGCCTGCCGTTCCAGGTCGATACCACGCTGCGCGGCGCGATCAATCGCGGCGACGTGATGTTCGTTGACCAGCACCTCTCCGAGACGGTCGAGTTCCTTCGCGCCGGTCAGTTCGGCAAGCTGGACGTGGCAGTGATCGAAGCCGTCGCCATCACGGAAGACGGCGGACTCGTGCCGAGCTCGTCGGTCGGCAACTCGGCGAGCTTCGCGATTCTGGCCGAGAAGGTGATCGTCGAGATCAACCTCGCGCAGCCGCTCGCCTTCGAAGGCATGCACGACATCTGGATTCCGGGTCAGCGTCCGCACCGCGCACCGCTGCCGATTGTCGATGTGCGCGACCGCGTCGGCGCGAGCGTGGTGAAAATCGCGCCGGAGAAGATCGCGGCCATCGTCATCACGGACACGCCGGACAGCGCCTCCAACGCGCTGCCTCCGGACGCCGAGACCCAGCGCATTGCCGGTCACCTCATCGAGTTCTTCCAGCACGAAGTCTCGCGCGGCCGCCTGCCGCGCAC
This is a stretch of genomic DNA from Pandoraea faecigallinarum. It encodes these proteins:
- a CDS encoding IclR family transcriptional regulator, with the translated sequence MTTSKRSTAGRPRSGAALSRQSGGFNEVAGQEAADAVDGNDAPRERGRRQRVQSAETGMVVLKGLARLGGRASLTLLALHVQQSPAKVHRYLMSLVEEGLVAQDADSQHYYLGLEAMLIGVAAMRQADPVRAAEPALVRLREAFDVTCFIAVMGNKGPTIVRFEEPGLPVTINVRIGSVMSVLWSAAGRVFLGLLDDPQVQAMAESEWAHASAEHRAQLDPADPIGTLRASVRAAQGACVRDTNLTGISAIAAPVFNYDGRLVGVITALGATGGFDARMDSPIGEAVRREAMAASHALGYRPPLPASA
- a CDS encoding cytochrome P450/oxidoreductase; the encoded protein is MSQSISPTPNSAAAGGCPFHQPSAAQAPNGCPVSARAADFDPFEDGYQQDPPEYVRWAREQEPVFFSPKLGYWVVTRYDDIKAIFRDNITFSPSIALEKITPTGPEANAVLASYGFALNRTLVNEDEPAHMPRRRVLMEPFTPEHLKHHEPLVRQLAREYVDRFVNDGRADLVDQMLWEVPLTVALHFLGVPEEDMDKLREYSIAHTVNTWGRPKPEEQVAVAHAVGNFWQLAGKILDKMRQNPDGPGWMQYGIRKQKEFPEVVTDSYLHSMMMAGIVAAHETTANATANAMKLLLSHPDVWREICEDPSLIPNAVEECLRHNGSVAAWRRLATKDVTIGGIEIPAGSKLLIVTSSANHDEGHFADADLFDIRRENASDQLTFGYGSHQCMGKNLARMEMQIFLEEFTRRLPHMKLAEQKFTYVPNTSFRGPEHLFVEWDPAQNPERLDPSVLTRHTPVRIGEPSGHSVTRPVVVESVTPVAEGIVKLRLVAPDGRAMPRWAPGSHIDIECGETGLSRQYSLCGDPADAGALEIAVLHEPQGRGGSNWVHTQVRVGDRLRIRGPRNHFRLDETTPRAIFVAGGIGITPIAAMARRAKALGIDYEIHYSGRSRRTMALIDDLQALHGDRLHLWVKDEGRRADYANLLATPQHGTQVYACGPVRMLDALAQCSAHWPEDTLRVEHFQSQLGTLDPEKEHAFEVTLKDSGITVTVPADQTLLSALRAANIDVQSDCEEGLCGSCEVQVLEGEVDHRDVVLTRAERDSNTKMMSCCSRACGKKLVLAL
- a CDS encoding Bcr/CflA family multidrug efflux MFS transporter → MTTTSELSPSLPSERVLLGILGLFMMIAPASTDMYLPGLPTMRQELGASAAATQLTLSYFFLGFAFGQLFWGPLADRFGRRKPMAAGIALYIFGSIGCAFADSIDHMMMWRFVQALGGCAMPVIAQAIVRDVYGPRNSARAFSIMLLVMSVAPIVAPLVGGQMLRFTTWRVIFGILAVFGVVALMALWRLPETGTTNGRQAGGPRAILTSYWQLLRDPHFVGYMIAGGAVFGASFTYITGTPLVYMEYFHVSPQFFGVLFGINIVGMAAMTIFNSRRVGQIGPYRLMRIGIVGCAVVTTVLCATVWLGFAVLPLMVAMLFLFMSLRGIITANSVAGALANHPTRAGAAAALVGSVQYGFGFAAGGLLGVLNDGSPRPLVSVMCGFAVLALLALTTMLRAPRAH
- a CDS encoding MFS transporter; protein product: MKAAEVNVGALIDESRLGAYQWWVIVLCAMCLVVDGFDVQAMGYVAPVVIREWGIAKETLSPVFGAGLFGMLVGSLTFSALADKLGRRPVLIGATLFFSVCMIVTGFANTITELVVWRFAAGLGLGCIMPNAMALAGEYSPRRIRVSLMMIVSCGFTLGGVVGGLITAAIIPSLGWRAVFYIGGAIPLVLGVLMWISLPESIQFLMFKKSDNARIRKQLLRVAPGANVPVDARFVLDEQKAKGVPFIELFKDGRARVTLLLWVVNFANLLDMYFLSNWLPTVIRDAGYSTQVAVMAGTALWAGGVIGTLLLGRVIDRVGFTSVLAVTFLIAIAATAAIGNPVVMVSMLAVFVAIFFAGFSIIGGQPALNALAATYYPTSLRSTGIGWSLGIGRIGSVLGPVLGGALMHLQWSSSSLFLAAAVPACVSLIGVLAIARAQRGERGNLRAATAA
- a CDS encoding EAL domain-containing protein, with amino-acid sequence MRTLRTLTRWLPVLIGTVAGTLAMLLMGQIAQTRVDDFRLRAYVQDIMGFMADASLSSRTALHDAMYSGAVPCTDADILALRRVAMRSPYFHDIARVHDSRLLCSAVAGRFDPAPELPPPSHETRTGVKLWHTLTGIVTPGVQVNAIGLGDVVVFSPPVLPARLGTPHAGFASVASTSDMRFQFWRAGKFEDQQHITLGQTSRWIDIGPVRRFSLCSGSVDVCASAVYTSSRILANPWGLLSALVIGALAGGMMGQAWRSRRRYRMSIDWVTQQAAESGGIHLVYQPLVRLRDGKMVGVEALARLNDSAGNPISPDIFIPIAERQGVIGLIARQVARRALSEMHGRALADPEFHISINLAATDVVDETFHTYLNHLAASLRVPRAQIALEVTERSTDNMTRLREALDRLRVDGYQIHIDDFGTGFSNLAYLSTLNVDALKIDRMFTQAIGTDTVGNAIVDQICKMATLLGVDVIVEGLETQAQADYMLAIHPGAIGQGWLFGKAVAADELTSRGDDRGTPSKA
- a CDS encoding LysR substrate-binding domain-containing protein, translated to MELRHLQYFIAVAQERHFTRAAARAGIQQPPLSLQIRQLEAELGGPLFVRLPRDVVLTELGEAFLPEARQILERVARTKRRMQQISRGEAGHIRIGFAGATYFEPRIPAWIRDYRAGYPDVQLHPQQSNTASLLTALAEDAVDAAFIRTPFEVPEGIVSLLVADEPMVLVLPLGHPMCVRERVPLAALAQDEFILLPREISPALYDRTIAACEAAGFRPKLGQEAPQITSIVPMVAAGFGVSLVPVSVSQIRTPGMGFWPIDAPADEMPLAPISLAYRADHGSAALDRFIAMKPASPADADGEPGAMAGART
- a CDS encoding acetyl-CoA hydrolase/transferase family protein; its protein translation is MFEDRIRLASLRDRVMSADDAARLVGDGMVVGMSGFTRAGDAKDMPIALAKRASAHPMKITLITGASLGHDSDKTLTQAGVLARRLPFQVDTTLRGAINRGDVMFVDQHLSETVEFLRAGQFGKLDVAVIEAVAITEDGGLVPSSSVGNSASFAILAEKVIVEINLAQPLAFEGMHDIWIPGQRPHRAPLPIVDVRDRVGASVVKIAPEKIAAIVITDTPDSASNALPPDAETQRIAGHLIEFFQHEVSRGRLPRTLPAIQSGIGTIANAVLTGFIDSPFEDLTMYSEVLQDSTFDLMDAGKMVFASGSSITVSQAVQDRVFGHLERYRDKLVLRPQEVSNHPEVIRRLGLIALNTALEADIYGNVNSTHVGGTHMMNGIGGSGDFARNARMAIFATKSIAKEGKISSIVPMVPHVDHNEHDVDIIVTEQGLADLRTLAPRERVNLVIDHCAHPSYREVLREYYRDAQRYGGQTPHALERAFDLHVNLRDRGSMLAGK